In Vibrio lentus, a single genomic region encodes these proteins:
- a CDS encoding sugar kinase, translating into MKSLNIAVIGECMVELQKKQDGLKQSFGGDTLNTALYLSRLTKEQDIQTSYVTALGTDPFSVDMLEKWQAEGIDTSLIAQLDHKQPGLYYIETDETGERSFHYWRSDAAAKFMFDQQDTPALLDKLFSFDAVYLSGITLAILTESGRTQLFNFLDKFKAQGGQVFFDNNYRPKLWESQQEAISWYLKMLKYTDTALLTFDDEQELYGDESIEQCIARTSESGVKEIIIKRGAKDCLVVESQSARYVAPNPVDNIVDTTAAGDSFSAGFLAKRLSGGNASDAALAGHIVAGTVIQYPGAIIPLEATPDLSL; encoded by the coding sequence ATGAAATCATTAAACATCGCGGTCATTGGCGAGTGCATGGTTGAGCTACAAAAGAAACAAGACGGGCTTAAGCAGAGTTTTGGTGGCGATACACTGAATACAGCACTTTACTTGTCACGCTTAACAAAAGAGCAAGATATCCAAACAAGCTATGTAACGGCGTTAGGTACTGACCCATTCAGTGTCGACATGTTGGAAAAGTGGCAAGCAGAGGGTATCGACACAAGCTTAATTGCTCAGCTTGATCACAAACAACCAGGGCTTTACTACATCGAGACCGATGAAACTGGTGAGCGTAGCTTCCACTACTGGCGTAGTGACGCTGCTGCAAAATTCATGTTTGATCAACAAGACACGCCTGCTCTACTTGATAAGCTATTCTCTTTTGACGCGGTTTACCTAAGTGGTATTACGCTTGCTATCTTGACAGAGAGCGGACGCACGCAGCTATTCAACTTCTTAGACAAATTCAAAGCTCAAGGCGGCCAAGTATTCTTCGACAATAACTACCGTCCTAAACTTTGGGAAAGCCAACAAGAAGCAATTTCTTGGTACTTGAAAATGCTTAAGTACACTGACACGGCTCTACTCACGTTCGATGACGAACAAGAGCTGTACGGTGACGAAAGTATTGAACAGTGTATTGCACGTACGTCTGAGTCTGGTGTGAAAGAGATCATCATTAAACGTGGTGCAAAAGATTGCTTAGTGGTTGAAAGCCAAAGTGCTCGATACGTTGCACCGAACCCTGTAGACAACATCGTTGATACTACCGCAGCTGGTGATTCATTCAGTGCTGGCTTCTTAGCTAAACGCTTAAGTGGTGGTAATGCTAGCGATGCAGCATTAGCAGGTCATATTGTGGCAGGGACTGTGATTCAGTATCCAGGTGCTATCATACCTCTAGAAGCGACGCCTGATTTGTCTCTATAA
- a CDS encoding cupin domain-containing protein, with amino-acid sequence MNSFFILDENPWEELGGGIKRKIVAYTDDLMAVHLCFDKGAIGHPHTHEIHDQIGYVVRGSFEAEIEGEKKVLKEGDAYFARKHMMHGAVALEQDSILLDIFNPAREDFLK; translated from the coding sequence ATGAACTCTTTCTTTATCCTAGATGAAAACCCATGGGAAGAACTTGGCGGCGGCATTAAGCGTAAAATCGTTGCTTACACTGACGATCTTATGGCTGTTCACCTATGTTTTGATAAAGGCGCGATTGGCCACCCTCATACTCATGAGATTCACGACCAAATCGGTTACGTAGTTCGTGGTAGCTTCGAAGCTGAAATCGAAGGCGAGAAGAAAGTGCTTAAAGAAGGCGATGCTTACTTTGCTCGTAAACACATGATGCACGGTGCGGTTGCTCTAGAGCAAGACAGCATTCTTCTTGATATCTTCAACCCTGCGCGTGAAGATTTCCTAAAATAA